A stretch of Podospora bellae-mahoneyi strain CBS 112042 chromosome 5, whole genome shotgun sequence DNA encodes these proteins:
- the PRF1 gene encoding peptide chain release factor 1 (BUSCO:EOG09264UVA; COG:O; EggNog:ENOG503NX0J), whose translation MATTSAAVKGKGVGPDGKDTNPRGIPYAPFVDKVEDYVSSRSDVEPTLRSFQEMVAKYQFMEQNLQRRVAGLTDKMPDIEKTLETVRFLKLRNEGDDEGEGGGIETTFELNDTLYAKAKIGRTEEVYLWLGANVMLSYPIEEAEELLDGKLEAARRSLRNCEEDLDFLREQITTMEVAVARVYNWDVVQKRKEKEEEEKQGKGKEEGTAGG comes from the exons ATGGCTACCACCTCCGCCGCGGTGAAAGGGAAAGGCGTAGGGCCAGACGGGAA GGACACCAACCCCCGAGGAATCCCCTACGCGCCCTTTGTCGACAAGGTAGAAGACTACGTCTCCTCCCGTTCAGACGTCGAGCCGACGCTTCGGTCGTTTCAGGAGATGGTGGCAAAGTACCAGTTTATGGAGCAGAACCTGCAGCGGAGGGTGGCGGGGCTGACGGATAAGATGCCCGACATTGAGAAGACGTTGGAGACGGTGAGGTTTTTGAAGTTGAGGAACGAGGGTGatgacgagggggagggggggggaatcGAGACCACGTTTGAGCTGAATGATACGCTTTACGCCAAGGCAAAGATTGggaggacggaggaggtgtaTTTGTGGTTGGGGGCGAATGTTATGCTGAGTTATCCgattgaggaggcggaggagttgttggatgggaagttggaggctgcgaggaggagtttgcgGAATTgtgaggaggatttggattTCTTGAGGGAGCAGATTACG ACTATGGAGGTTGCGGTGGCTAGGGTTTATAACTGGGATGTGGTGCAGAAacggaaggagaaggaggaggaggagaagcaagggaaagggaaggaggaggggacggcggggggatga
- a CDS encoding hypothetical protein (EggNog:ENOG503P36R; COG:S), translated as MDDSIQRKIELQSPDDLRYLITNVRKAATDSINAAFPPVLDDEGNPIPQEEDELRNEIDKLVNDYITRLFTLSLPSLSINGSLSAPPSPKTLFSSDPQDHHNPQTDHYEPFDPRKRDRIESLVSQEEDLLRSIAQLKRRVPAATASAYMTATNAQIATDEEMISAVLQRAREEGLESGKKALEGMGELDRQEVVEGTYIKAVETLGRLKRDMPAVVAKMERARVAGGYVVGKQNK; from the exons ATGGACGACTCCATCCAGCGAAAAATCGAACTCCAATCCCCAGACGACCTCCGgtacctcatcaccaacgtcCGTAAAGCAGCGACCGATAGCATCAACGCCGCTTTCCCCCCCGTCCTCGACGACGAAGggaaccccatcccccaagaggaagacgagTTGCGCAACGAGATTGATAAGCTGGTAAACGAC TACATAACCcgcctcttcaccctctccctcccctccctctcaatAAACGGCTCCCTCTCggcccccccctcccccaaaaccctcttctcctccgacCCGCAagaccatcacaacccccaaaccgACCACTACGAACCCTTCGACCCCCGCAAGCGCGACAGGATCGAGTCCCTCGTCTCCCAAGAGGAagacctcctccgctccaTCGCCCAGCTCAAGCGGCGCGTCCCCGCCGCGACCGCATCCGCCTACATGACCGCCACAAACGCCCAGATAGCCACAGACGAGGAGATGATTTCGGCAGTGCTGCAAcgggcgagggaggaagggttggaAAGCGGGAAAAAGGCACTCGAGGGAATGGGCGAGTTGGATAGACAGGAAGTTGTCGAGGGGACGTACATCAAGGCGGTGGAGACGCTGGGGAGGCTGAAGAGAGACATGCCCGCTGTtgtggccaagatggagagggcgagggttgCGGGTGGGTATGTGGTTGGTAAACAAAACAAgtga
- the SEC14 gene encoding cytosolic factor, phosphatidylinositol/phosphatidylcholine transfer protein (EggNog:ENOG503NW62; COG:I), giving the protein MAAAAPVPRPLELDPKYDDYDFPTTAAVPLSGHAGYLTAEQQAQVSQLRLMLESEGYTKRLDTLTLLRFLRARKFDVNLSKQMFIECEKWRQETNLDDVVPNWDYPEKEEVFKYYPQYYHKTDKDGRPVYIEQLGNIDLTAMYKITTAERMLTNLAVEYERVADPRLPACSRKSGVLLETCCTVMDLKGVGISKAPQVFNYVKQASVLSQNYYPERLGRLYLINAPWGFSTVWGVVKAWLDPVTVQKIHVLGSGYQKELLAQVPAENLPKQFGGSCECAGGCQFSDMGPWREEQWAKPAKWEKKEGAAAAAPAADATIQNAGAEVKEGGAATAAAAGQGNAALPVDVKADAPAPAAA; this is encoded by the exons ATGGCTGCCGCCGCGCCTGTCCCCCGCCCCTTGGAGCTCGACCCCAAGTACGATGACTACGACTTCCcgaccaccgccgccgtcccCCTGAGCGGACATGCTGGCTACCTGACGGCGGAACAACAAGCTCAGGTCTCGCAGCTGCGTCTGATGCTCGAGTCTGAGGGCTACACCAAGCGTCTCGACACGCTCACACTG CTCCGCTTCCTCCGTGCCCGCAAGTTCGATGTCAACCTCTCCAAGCAAAT GTTCATCGAGTGCGAGAAGTGGAGGCAAGAgaccaacctcgacgacgtCGTCCCCAACTGGGACTAccccgagaaggaggaggtctttAAGTACTACCCCCAGTACTACCACAAGACCGACAAG GATGGCCGGCCCGTCTACATCGAGCAGCTCGGCAACATTGATCTCACAGCCATGTACAAGATCACCACGGCCGAGCGCATGCTTACCAACCTCGCGGTCGAGTACGAGCGCGTCGCCGACCCCCGCCTCCCGGCCTGCTCCCGCAAGTCGGGCGTCCTCCTCGAGACCTGCTGCACCGTCATGGATCTCAAGGGCGTCGGCATCTCCAAGGCGCCCCAGGTGTTCAACTATGTCAAGCAGGCCAGCGTCCTGAGCCAAAACTACTACCCCGAACGCCTCGGTCGTCTGTATCTGATCAACGCTCCTTGGGGCTTCAGCACCGTCTGGGGAGTCGTGAAGGCGTGGCTTGATCCGGTGACGGTGCAGAAGATTCATGTGTTGGGCAGCGGGTACCAGAAGGAGTTGTTGGCGCAGGTTCCCGCCGAGAACCTGCCTAAGCAGTTTGGTGGTTCGTGCGAGTGTGCGGGCGGTTGCCAGTTTAGCGACATGGGTCCTTGGCGCGAGGAGCAGTGGGCCAAGCCGGCcaagtgggagaagaaggagggcgctgctgctgctgctcctgcggCGGATGCCACTATTCAGAATGCTGGTgcggaggtgaaggagggtggtgctgctactgctgctgctgccgggcAGGGGAATGCGGCTCTTCCGGTGGACGTCAAGGCTGATGCTCCTGCTCCGGCGGCTGCGTAG
- a CDS encoding hypothetical protein (EggNog:ENOG503NX2Y; COG:K), whose amino-acid sequence MADDTSHQVTTDLGHPLPRRSTPEKSVTLYHHRLAHEASKRFENEKQQSSLTSHPQPQIHAQPQATASPRRDSSGESNETDPKTWFDRSNNNPVGHYDASMDVDPPFFQKETDSSNEGRDGGGVIPDAPYPFEGGLRQTVTHSSSADDYRSVIDDLTIENKRLKEELKRYKQYGPPMMQKEKLFEIKIHGLPRRKKRELEATLRDFAASLEGSSDSPSWRKSSRQEKKNMYSSGESKHASSSSSHSRPVDSAYASMSTGPSSHGPNSIGRSLGRPSVGSRAKSSQQKVENYLRDTPDGLLPRQMVMTDKEKKKLVVKRLEQLFTGKISGRNMHRNQSMSSLEAPAPPPDAVMGPPKMSEASREAFIQPLDPSQKKTRSRDNASTSNGDQTESGGHGNGSGDGNGSGGRGGNNTSPPSVPLPEQRPTRPVDLDPDRLQIPSENLKYIQHLGLVPEEFLVSKQTEYDDVAPDADGWVYLNLLGNLAQLHMLNVTPGFIRAAVSEKSTKFQLSPDGRKIRWRGGTDGTKFSSDSGDGSQKSPMTEDTDGSNESGQRKKLKKGQGGHSDSKFVPQASSRSDLFHYKPLFVHRTSSAETSVEGTGSLASDEVEDSNLENSKYGYSGSGSTQRKKRRHDGAIIYYSGAPFCTDLSGDPGDISPTTYMTSTGRDFSMLDSAPSLLQRSLSGSSLVIRPLSDARPFVSETLGMEIDKYLPSDEETDDDMEFPWSDSSALVRPKMSETPLEPCGLGGVIPEDHFAVVVVTRRPINCVVNTHLRDRSVSVDNAEVIARRLECMRTSSPLPPRRNSRTGGTNSPIQIEYVEGRMLCLKPASLPPPAMYLPPFSSESDTDSGSIDMTSAENDDVEQDSTSQSLISRRANPHFSDARLEEDESEESEELGDVNMGADAVVGAVSGDARRPPADRMESSSTGKVAMLLHPGSSVATAGGDESGYSSSMEDDAT is encoded by the coding sequence ATGGCGGACGACACAAGTCACCAAGTCACAACTGATTTAGGCCACCCTTTGCCGCGGCGATCCACGCCCGAGAAGTCGGTGACcctctaccaccaccgactGGCCCACGAGGCCAGCAAGAGATTCGAAAATGAAAAGCAACAGTCCAGCCTCACCTCACACCCACAGCCGCAAATTCATGCACAACCACAGGCCACAGCGTCGCCCAGGAGGGATTCTTCCGGAGAGAGCAATGAAACTGATCCCAAGACCTGGTTCGATcgctccaacaacaacccagtCGGCCATTATGATGCCTCGATGGACGTCGACCCACCGTTTTTCCAAAAGGAAACCGACTCTTCCAACGAGGGGCGAGACGGAGGTGGTGTCATTCCAGATGCCCCCTACCCGTTCGAGGGCGGCCTTCGCCAAACTGTCAcccacagcagcagtgcCGACGACTACCGCAGTGTCATTGACGACTTGACCATCGAGAACAAGCGGTTAAAGGAGGAACTGAAGCGGTATAAGCAGTATGGGCCGCCCATGATgcagaaggagaagctgtTTGAGATCAAGATTCACGGACTACCGAGGCGGAAGAAGCGCGAGTTGGAGGCCACGCTGCGAGACTTTGCCGCCAGTCTCGAGGGGTCGAGTGATTCACCGTCGTGGAGGAAATCGAGCcgacaagaaaagaagaacaTGTATTCTTCTGGGGAGTCGAAGCATGcgtcatcgtcttcctcgcACTCGCGGCCCGTGGATTCGGCCTATGCATCCATGTCTACCGGACCTAGTTCCCACGGCCCCAACTCGATAGGGAGGTCGCTCGGACGCCCTTCTGTTGGTTCTCGCGCAAAGTCGTCGCAGCAAAAGGTGGAGAACTACCTTCGAGACACCCCCGACGGTCTGCTCCCGCGTCAGATGGTAATGacggacaaggagaagaagaaactgGTGGTCAAACGTCTCGAGCAGTTATTCACGGGCAAAATCAGCGGGAGGAACATGCATCGGAACCAGTCCATGTCCTCGCTCGAAGCgcccgcaccaccaccggatGCCGTCATGGGACCACCCAAAATGTCGGAAGCCTCGCGAGAAGCGTTCATCCAGCCGCTGGATCCTAGCCAAAAGAAGACCCGTTCGAGAGATAATGCGTCGACATCCAATGGCGATCAGACGGAGAGCGGCGGTCACGGAAACGGAAGCGGCGATGGCAATGGAAGCGGAGGCAGAGGCGGAAACAAcacatcacctccctcggtCCCGCTGCCAGAACAGCGTCCAACTAGACCAGTCGATTTGGACCCCGACCGATTGCAAATACCGTCCGAGAATCTAAAGTACATCCAACATCTTGGGCTGGTCCCCGAAGAGTTTCTGGTATCCAAACAGACCGAGTATGACGATGTTGCACCCGATGCGGACGGCTGGGTGTATCTCAACCTTCTCGGAAATCTCGCCCAGTTGCACATGCTCAACGTCACCCCGGGTTTCATCCGGGCCGCCGTCAGTGAGAAGAGCACCAAGTTCCAGCTCTCGCCAGATGGCCGGAAAATTCGATGGCGCGGAGGCACAGATGGGACCAAGTTTAGCAGCGACAGCGGGGACGGCTCACAAAAGAGCCCCATGACCGAGGACACTGATGGTTCCAATGAGAGTGGCCAGcgcaagaagctcaagaagggCCAGGGCGGTCATTCCGACTCCAAATTTGTCCCGCAGGCATCCTCTCGCTCCGACCTGTTCCACTACAAGCCTCTGTTTGTCCATCGAACTTCTTCGGCAGAAACGTCGGTCGAGGGCACGGGATCCCTGGCATCGGATGAGGTCGAGGATAGCAACCTTGAAAACTCCAAGTATGGGTACAGTGGCTCTGGATCGACGCAGCGCAAGAAACGGCGACACGATGGTGCCATCATCTACTACAGCGGTGCCCCTTTCTGCACGGATCTGTCGGGTGATCCTGGTGACatatcacccaccacctaTATGACCTCGACTGGCCGGGACTTTTCGATGCTCGACTCGGCACCGTCTCTGCTGCAGAGGAGCCTGTCTGGGTCGTCTCTCGTGATCCGACCGCTCAGCGATGCCCGGCCGTTTGTCTCGGAAACCCTGGGCATGGAAATTGACAAGTATCTGCCCAGTGACGAAGAGACGGACGACGACATGGAGTTCCCCTGGTCAGACAGCTCAGCACTTGTTCGACCGAAGATGTCCGAGACACCTCTCGAGCCCTGCGGTCTGGGCGGTGTGATACCAGAAGACCACtttgctgtggttgtggtgaccCGTCGGCCAATCAACTGCGTTGTGAACACGCACTTGCGCGATAGGTCGGTGTCGGTGGACAATGCGGAAGTTATTGCTCGTCGACTGGAGTGTATGAGGACCTCGTCGCCGCTGCCACCTCGACGGAATAGCAGGACGGGTGGAACCAACTCTCCCATTCAGATCGAGTATGTCGAGGGACGGATGCTTTGTCTGAAGCCGGCTTCTCTGCCGCCCCCAGCCATGTATCTTCCTCCTTTCAGCAGCGAGTCCGACACGGATTCTGGAAGCATCGACATGACTTCGGCAGAGAATGACGATGTGGAACAGGACAGCACTTCCCAGAGCTTGATTTCGAGGCGGGCCAACCCTCACTTCTCGGATGCtcgcttggaggaggatgaatcCGAGGAGTCTGAGGAGCTCGGTGATGTGAATATGGGAGCGGATGCTGTGGTGGGAGCTGTTTCGGGCGATGCCCGCCGTCCGCCTGCTGACCGGATGGAGAGCTCGAGCACTGGGAAGGTGGCCATGCTTTTACACCCAGGAAGCTCTGTTGCGACTGCGGGAGGGGATGAGAGCGGATATTCTAGCTcgatggaggatgatgctACTTGA
- a CDS encoding hypothetical protein (EggNog:ENOG503P5ZA) produces the protein MDNMPTSIAIPDQRHRQANRQDGSSPSSYSSSPSTPGHSPKASPRAPQKQKVHARRPSLLSSAFTKQECTTIRIGGEDHEGPMRLVTYLERGQGFVWNPEIFLPSMSDFEYTPLDQRRDPIVEIHISDEEIKKMLPQ, from the exons ATGGACAACATGCCTACCTCGATCGCCATTCCCGACCAGCGCCATCGCCAGGCGAACCGCCAGGATGGCTCGTCACCGTCGTCGTACTCTAGCTCCCCGAGCACGCCAGGCCACTCTCCCAAGGCCTCACCTAGGGCTCCTCAGAAGCAAAAGGTGCACGCCAGACGACCCAGCCTTTTGA GCTCTGCTTTCACCAAGCAGGAGTGCACGACCATCCGGATTGGCGGCGAGGATCACGAAGGACCCATGAGACTG GTGACCTACCTCGAGAGGGGACAAGGCTTCGTCTGGAATCCCGAAATCTTCCTGCCATCCATGAGCGACTTTGAATACACCCCGCTCGACCAGCGCCGTGATCCCATCGTCGAGATCCACATCAGTgacgaggagatcaagaagatgCTGCCTCAATAA
- the RPT3 gene encoding 26S proteasome regulatory subunit 6B (EggNog:ENOG503NUMF; COG:O) translates to MGDVLVESAANSVQPHKKSIPSTIPSIENFEGVTTEGNDEYENLKRLQRQLEYIQLQEEYIKDEQSRRGTGAKPFGVRSLKRELVRAQEEIKRIQSVPLVIGQFMEAIDQNTGIVQSSTGSNYVVRILSTLDREKLKPSSSVALHRHSNALVDILPPEADSSIAMLGADEKPDVTYADVGGLDMQKQEIREAVELPLTHFDLYKQIGIDPPRGVLLYGPPGTGKTMLVKAVANSTTANFIRVVGSEFVQKYLGEGPRMVRDVFRMARENAPAIIFIDEIDAIATKRFDAQTGADREVQRILLELLNQMDGFDQTANVKVIMATNRADTLDPALLRPGRLDRKIEFPNLRDRRERRLIFTTIAGKMSLAPEVDLDSLITRNDPLSGAVIAAIMQEAGLRAVRKNRYNIIQSDLEDAYSSQVKGTTDENKFDFYK, encoded by the exons ATGGGTGACGTCCTGGTCGAAAGCGCTGCCAACAGCGTCCAGCCTCACAAGAAGagcatcccctccaccatccctAGCATCGAGAACTTCGAGGGCGTAACGACAGAGGGCAACGATGAGTACGAGAACCTCAAGCGGCTGCAACGGCAGCTGGAGTACATTCAGCTGCAGGAGGAGTACATCAAGGACGAGCAAAG TCGACGTGGGACAGGAGCTAAACCTTTTGGTGTTAGGAGTCTGAAGCGTGAGTTGGTGCGGGCacaggaggagatcaagcgCATCCAGAGCGTCCCGCTGGTCATCGGCCAGTTCATGGAGGCCATTGACCAAAA CACTGGCATCGTTCAGTCCTCCACCGGCAGCAACTACGTCGTCCGCATCCTGTCCACCCTCGACcgcgagaagctcaagccctcctcctcagtcgccctccaccgccacTCCAATGCCCTcgtcgacatcctcccccccgaaGCCGActcctccatcgccatgCTCGGCGCCGACGAAAAGCCCGACGTGACCTACGCCGACGTTGGTGGTCTCGACATGCAAAAGCAGGAAATCCGCGAGGCCGTCGAGCTCCCTCTCACCCATTTCGACCTCTACAAGCAAATCGGCATCGACCCTCCCCGTGGTGTTCTCCTCTACGGCCCCCCCGGTACCGGCAAGACGATGCTTGTCAAGGCTGTCGCCAACTCGACCACAGCCAATTTCATCCGCGTGGTCGGGTCCGAGTTCGTCCAGAAATATCTCGGTGAAGGCCCCCGCATGGTCCGCGACGTCTTCCGCATGGCTCGCGAGAACGCCccggccatcatcttcatcgacGAAATCGACGCCATCGCCACGAAGCGTTTCGATGCTCAGACCGGTGCCGATCGAGAAGTCCAGCGTATCCTGCTCGAACTCCTCAACCAAATGGATGGTTTCGACCAGACGGCCAACGTCAAGgtcatcatggccaccaACCGAGCCGACACGCTTGATCCTGCCCTTCTCCGTCCCGGCCGGCTTGATCGCAAGATTGAGTTCCCCAACCTTCGTGATCGCCGTGAGAGGAGACTGATCTTTACGACGATTGCGGGCAAGATGAGCTTGGCGCCAGAGGTTGACTTGGATAGTTTGATCACGAGGAACGATCCGCTGAGCGGCGCCGTGATTGCGGCGATTATGCAGGAGGCGGGGCTGAGGGCGGTGAGAAAGAATAGGTACAACATTATTCAGAGCGATTTGGAGGATGCGTATAGCAGCCAGGTGAAGGGGACGACAGATGAGAACAAATTTGATTTTTACAAATAA